One window of Medicago truncatula cultivar Jemalong A17 chromosome 2, MtrunA17r5.0-ANR, whole genome shotgun sequence genomic DNA carries:
- the LOC25488078 gene encoding protein DETOXIFICATION 55, which produces MVAQEKSQKTYPTTAEVVDELKRMMDIGFPIAAMSIVGYLKNMILVVCMGKLGSLELASGALAIGFTNVTGYSVLSGLAMGMEPLCTQAIGSQNFSLVSLILRRTILMLLVASLPISLLWLNLEPFMLSLHQNQDITRIASLYCRLSIPDLIANSFLHPIRIYLRSKGTTWPLLWCTSLSVIIHIPIIIFLTFKLHLGVQGIAISAFVANFNTLFFLLSYMFYMHISHVSISIPNPSPPLLSSQQQKPSSVKTLGKEWGMLIRFSIQSCLGVCLEWWWYEFMTILAGYLYNPRVALATAGIVIQTTSLMYTLPTALSASVSTRVGNALGAGQPSKANLSTMVAIGMSLASSTLGLLWTTLGREKWGKVFTNDKEVLELTMAVLPIIGVCELANCPQTTSCGILRGSARPGIGAGINFYSFYLVGAPIGIVLGFVLKLGLVGFCYGLLAAQIACVVSILVVVYNTDWERESLKAKSLVGSDTCDTLFAHVEDQIIKCEQGIVFLNENK; this is translated from the exons ATGGTTGCTCAAGAGAAATCCCAAAAGACATACCCGACAACTGCTGAG gTGGTGGACGAGCTAAAGAGAATGATGGACATAGGTTTCCCAATAGCAGCCATGAGCATAGTAGGATACCTCAAAAACATGATCTTAGTTGTTTGCATGGGAAAGTTGGGAAGTCTTGAGTTAGCAAGTGGTGCTTTGGCCATAGGCTTCACCAATGTAACCGGATATTCAGTCCTTTCAGGTCTAGCCATGGGAATGGAGCCTCTATGTACTCAAGCCATTGGTTCACAAAACTTCTCTTTAGTCTCTCTCATATTAAGAAGAACAATTCTCATGTTATTAGTAGCTTCATTACCCATTTCACTCTTGTGGCTAAATCTTGAACCATTTATGCTATCCCTTCATCAAAATCAAGATATAACAAGAATAGCAAGCCTCTATTGCCGCCTCTCGATTCCCGATCTTATCGCGAATAGCTTCCTTCATCCGATTCGTATCTATTTACGTAGCAAAGGAACAACTTGGCCATTATTGTGGTGCACTTCACTTTCCGTTATCATTCACATCCCTATCATCATTTTCTTAACCTTCAAACTTCACCTTGGTGTACAAGGTATTGCTATTTCAGCTTTTGTTGCAAATTTCAATaccctttttttccttttatcatACATGTTCTACATGCATATCTCACATGTTTCAATCTCCATACCTAACCCTAGTCCTCCCTTGTtatcatcacaacaacaaaaaccatCAAGTGTCAAAACCCTAGGCAAAGAATGGGGCATGTTAATAAGGTTTTCTATTCAAAGTTGTCTTGGAGTTTGTTTAGAATGGTGGTGGTATGAATTCATGACAATTCTAGCTGGTTACCTTTATAACCCTCGTGTAGCTTTAGCCACGGCCGGAATAGTGATACAAACAACATCACTTATGTACACTTTACCAACGGCACTTAGTGCTTCGGTTTCAACAAGGGTAGGGAATGCACTTGGAGCTGGTCAACCATCAAAAGCAAATTTGTCAACTATGGTAGCAATTGGAATGTCACTAGCAAGTTCAACATTAGGGTTATTATGGACAACATTAGGAAGAGAAAAATGGGGGAAAGTGTTCACAAATGATAAAGAGGTGCTAGAGTTGACAATGGCAGTTTTACCTATAATTGGTGTTTGTGAGTTAGCAAATTGTCCACAAACAACTAGTTGTGGAATACTTAGAGGGAGTGCAAGACCAGGTATTGGGGCAGGGATAAATTTTTACTCATTTTACTTGGTGGGGGCGCCAATAGGAATAGTGTTGGGgtttgttttgaaattagggttgGTGGGGTTTTGTTATGGTTTGTTGGCAGCACAAATAGCATGTGTGGTATCAATTCTTGTTGTGGTATATAACACTGATTGGGAAAGAGAGTCATTGAAGGCAAAAAGCTTGGTGGGTAGTGATACATGTGACACATTATTTGCTCATGTTGAAGACCAAATAATCAAATGTGAGCAAGGTATTGTCTTTCTCAATGAGAACAAGTGA
- the LOC120578298 gene encoding F-box/kelch-repeat protein At3g23880, translated as MITTLFNPSLDEFFHTTYPFSSVFTEVTPTAIATQYPSNKQNLDLIVGSCHIIICFDLDRGFTLLWNPSIRKFSELPSSLDEPHRLRAHVTYGFGYDYFSGAFQVVAFSGYSSGSLDGKVFKVKVKVHTVGTKTWRRIPDFPYGVPVDESGKFVCGSVNWLTRYGSDYVIVPLDLEKESYRKLLMPYYGEVVVIKSTLEVLKDCLCTLAFANTFSDVWLLKEFGNDEFWIKLFRLPSMEDPYGFCFYERLLYVFEDGKVLLQFHSELVVYNPIDGTLKTLQHIYGVSEVYHESVVSPLCFDMCSGY; from the coding sequence atgataacaaccTTATTTAATCCCTCGCTTGACGAGTTCTTCCACACAACCTACCCTTTCTCTTCCGTCTTTACAGAAGTAACCCCTACTGCCATTGCCACACAATACCCTTCGAACAAACAAAACCTTGATCTCATTGTTGGGTCTTGCCATATAATCATATGTTTCGACCTGGATCGAGGTTTCACTCTATTGTGGAACCCTTCCATAAGAAAATTTTCCGAGTTGCCTTCCTCTTTGGATGAACCACACCGACTGCGAGCTCACGTAACATATGGCTTTGGCTATGATTATTTCAGTGGTGCTTTTCAGGTTGTTGCCTTTTCTGGCTATAGTAGTGGCAGTTTGGATGGCAAGGTTTTCAAAGTTAAGGTGAAGGTTCATACTGTCGGTACTAAGACATGGAGAAGGATTCCAGATTTCCCTTATGGTGTCCCTGTTGATGAATCAGGAAAGTTTGTATGCGGATCTGTTAATTGGCTGACACGTTATGGTTCAGATTATGTCATTGTTCCTCTTGATTTGGAGAAGGAATCTTACAGAAAGCTATTGATGCCTTATTATGGAGAGGTGGTTGTGATTAAATCAACCTTAGAGGTGCTCAAGGATTGCTTGTGCACTCTTGCTTTTGCTAATACTTTTTCGGATGTTTGGCTTTTGAAGGAGTTTGGAAATGATGAATTCTGGATTAAATTGTTCCGTCTTCCTAGCATGGAAGATCcttatggtttttgtttttatgaaaggTTACTGTATGTTTTTGAGGATGGGAAAGTACTTCTCCAATTTCACTCTGAGTTGGTTGTTTACAATCCCATAGATGGTACTCTCAAGACTCTTCAACATATCTATGGTGTTTCTGAAGTCTACCATGAGAGTGTAGTATCACCTCTTTGTTTTGACATGTGCAGCGGGTATTGA